The Brassica napus cultivar Da-Ae chromosome C7, Da-Ae, whole genome shotgun sequence genome has a segment encoding these proteins:
- the LOC106410313 gene encoding coatomer subunit gamma, translating to MAQPLVKKDDDLDDELEFSPFMGIEKGAVLQEARVFNDPQLDPRRCSQVITKLLYLLNQGESFTKVEATEVFFSVTKLFQSKDTGLRRMVYLIIKELSPGSDEVIIVTSSLMKDMNSKIDMYRANAIRVLCRIIDGTLLTQIERYLKQAIVDKNPVVSSAALVSGLHMLKSNPEIVKRWSNEVQEAVQSRAALVQFHALALLHQIRQNDRLAVSKLVGSLTKGAVRSPLAQCLLIRYTSQIIRDMGNHSQSGERPFYDFLESCLRHKAEMVILEAARAITELDGVSSRELTPAITVLQLFLSSPKPVLRFAAVRTLNKVAMTHPMAVTNCNIDMESLISDQNRSIATLAITTLLKTGNESSVERLMKQITNFMSDIADEFKIVVVEAIRSLCVKFPLKYRSLMNFLSNILREEGGFEYKRAIVDSIVTIIRDIPDAKENGLLHLCEFIEDCEFTYLSTQILHFLGIEGPNTSDPSKYIRYIYNRVHLENATVRAAAVCTLAKFGFMVEALKPRITVLLKRCIYDSDDEVRDRATLFLSILGNDDGLVETDNDSREFLFGSLEAPLVNMETSLKNYEPSEEAFDVDSVPKEVKSQPLAEKKAKGKKPTGLGAPPPAPVSGFDAYERLLSSIPEFATFGKLFKSSSPVELTEAETEYSVNVVKHIFGSHVVFQYNCTNTVPEQLLERVNVIVDASEAEEFSELSSKPLNSLPYDSPGQAFVAFEKPEGVPAVGKFSNTLTFVVKEVDPNTGEAEEDGVEDEYQLEDLEIVPADYMVNVGVSNFRNAWESMDPENELVDEYGLGPRESLGEAVKAVTDVLGMQSCEGTETVASNARSHTSLLSGLYIGNVKVLVKAQFGMDNRKEIAMKLAVRADDQSVSEAIHAIVSGG from the exons ATGGCACAACCACTCGTGAAGAAAGACGATGATCTCGACGATGAGC TGGAGTTTTCTCCATTCATGGGAATTGAGAAAGGAGCAGTGCTTCAAGAAGCTAGAGTCTTCAATGACCCTCAGCTTGATCCTAGAAGGTGCTCGCAG GTCATCACGAAACTCCTTTATCTTCTTAACCAAGGGGAGTCATTCACCAag GTTGAAGCAACAGAAGTTTTCTTCTCCGTTACAAAGCTTTTCCAATCTAAAGACACTGGTTTGAGGAGAATGGTCTACTTGATCATTAAGGAACTATCTCCAGGATCGGACGAG GTTATTATTGTGACAAGCTCCCTGATGAAGGATATGAACAGCAAGATTGATATGTACCGTGCAAATGCTATTCGTGTTCTCTGCCGAATAATTGACGGAACCCTTCTTACACAAATTGAGCgctacttgaaacaagctatcGTGGATAAGAACCCTGTTGTTTCAAGTGCGGCTTTAGTCAGTGGACTTCACATGCTAAAG TCAAACCCAGAAATTGTTAAACGATGGAGCAACGAGGTTCAAGAAGCTGTGCAGTCAAGAGCAGCCCTTGTTCAGTTTCATGCCTTAGCTTTGCTTCATCAG ATACGCCAAAATGACCGCCTGGCTGTCAGCAAGTTGGTTGGTTCTTTGACCAAGGGAGCTGTCCGTTCTCCTTTGGCCCAGTGTCTCTTGATACGTTACACCAGTCAG ATAATCCGGGACATGGGCAACCATAGCCAGTCTGGGGAACGTCCTTTTTATGATTTTCTGGAGAGTTGCCTTCGCCATAAGGCAGAAATGGTGATCCTTGAGGCTGCCAGGGCTATCACAGAGCTTGATGGTGTGTCAAGCCGGGAATTGACTCCAGCAATTACTGTCCTCCAGCTCTTTTTGAGTTCCCCTAAACCAGTGCTGAGATTTGCTGCGGTCCGGACACTAAACAAG GTTGCAATGACTCATCCCATGGCAGTCACCAACTGCAATATTGATATGGAGAGTTTAATTTCTGATCAGAATAGAAGCATTGCTACACTTGCAATCACCACACTTCTGAAAACAGGGAATGAATCTAGTGTGGAACGGTTGATGAAGCAGATAACTAATTTCATGTCAGATATCGCAGATGAGTTCAAAATTGTGGTAGTGGAAGCCATAAGATCTTTGTGTGTGAAATTTCCGCTGAAGTATAGATCATT GATGAACTTCTTGAGCAACATTCTTAGGGAAGAAGGTGGATTCGAGTATAAAAGGGCAATTGTTGATTCTATTGTAACCATTATCAGAGATATTCCAGATGCAAAGGAAAATGGATTGCTCCATCTTTGCGAGTTTATCGAAGATTGTGAATTCACTTACCTTTCAACTCAG ATCCTTCATTTCCTGGGAATAGAAGGGCCGAACACCTCAGATCCTAGCAAGTATATCCGGTATATATACAACCGTGTGCATTTGGAGAATGCAACTGTTCGAGCAGCTGCTGTTTGCACACTTGCGaagtttgggtttatggttgAAGCTTTGAAG CCCCGGATTACTGTCTTGCTGAAGCGCTGCATCTATGACAGTGATGACGAG GTTCGTGATAGAGCAACACTCTTTTTGAGTATACTTGGCAACGATGATGGCCTTGTTGAAACCGACAACGATAGCAGAGAGTTTCTGTTTGGTTCCCTGGAGGCCCCTTTAGTCAACATGGAGACAAGTCTGAAAAACTAT GAGCCCTCTGAAGAAGCTTTTGATGTTGATTCTGTGCCTAAGGAAGTCAAATCGCAGCCACTCGCAGAGAAGAAAGCCAAGGGCAAAAAGCCCACTGGTCTTGGTGCTCCACCACCTGCACCTGTTTCTGGGTTTGATGCATATGAAAGACTTCTATCATCTATTCCAGAGTTTGCTACCTTTGGCAAACTTTTCAAG TCTTCTTCACCTGTGGAGCTAACTGAAGCTGAAACAGAATACTCAGTCAATGTTGTAAAGCATATCTTCGGGAGTCACGTTGTCTTTCAGTATAACTGTACAAACACAGTACCAGAGCAATTGCTGGAGAGG GTCAATGTAATTGTAGATGCCTCAGAAGCAGAGGAGTTCAGTGAACTATCTTCGAAGCCTCTAAACTCGCTCCCTTACGATTCTCCTGGTCAGGCCTTTGTGGCGTTTGAGAAGCCAGAAGGAGTCCCCGCTGTTGGAAAGTTCTCAAACACATTGACCTTCGTTGTCAAGGAG GTTGACCCAAACACAGGTGAAGCAGAGGAAGATGgtgtggaagatgagtaccaacTCGAGGACCTTGAGATTGTCCCTGCTGACTACATGGTGAACGTCGGTGTTTCAAATTTCAGGAATGCATGGGAAAGCATGGACCCAGAGAACGAGCTTGTAGATGAGTATGGGCTTGGCCCCAGAGAGAGCTTAGGCGAAGCAGTCAAAGCTGTAACTGATGTTCTTGGCATGCAGTCTTGTGAG GGGACAGAGACAGTTGCAAGCAATGCAAGGTCACACACAAGTTTACTGTCAGGTTTGTACATAGGGAACGTGAAAGTCTTGGTGAAGGCACAGTTTGGAATGGACAACAGAAAGGAAATTGCAATGAAACTGGCTGTTAGAGCAGATGATCAATCTGTCAGCGAAGCTATTCATGCGATTGTTTCTGGCGGCTAG